A window from Pseudomonas moraviensis encodes these proteins:
- a CDS encoding FAD-binding oxidoreductase: MRRWNGWGEAGTVVELPAQGATFLHERLGAGRALPDATLAAALAQVPTSRLVPHRLYSVDTHDRLLHARGQSLPDWLALREGALGTYPDAVAFPETAEQIRQLLALAHDQDLCLIPYGGGTSVAGHINPPTSARPVLTVSLARMNRLTDLDEQSLLATFGPGASGPQVESQLRARGYTLGHFPQSWELSTLGGWVASRSSGQQSLRYGRIEQLFAGGTLETFAGPLQIPTFPASAAGPDLREMVLGCEGRFGIISEVKVRVSALPADERFYGVFLPDWPQALQAIRQLAQARVPLSMLRLSNAVETETQLALAGHPQQIAWLEKYLKLRGAGDGKCLLTFGVTGNRQQNALSLKQARAHLKSFGGVFTGTLLGKKWAQNRFRFPYLRENLWNAGYVVDTLETATDWSNVDHLLALIENSLRDALAAEGERVHVFTHLSHVYGEGSSIYTTYVFRPAADYAATLARWRMLKHAASQTIVDHHGTISHQHGVGKDHAPYLLREKGPLAMQTLQALSEHFDPEGRLNPGTLLPESKP; the protein is encoded by the coding sequence ATGCGACGCTGGAACGGCTGGGGAGAGGCAGGCACGGTGGTCGAACTGCCGGCCCAAGGCGCGACGTTTCTCCACGAACGCTTGGGCGCTGGCCGGGCGCTGCCCGATGCGACGTTGGCAGCGGCGTTGGCGCAAGTGCCGACCTCGCGCTTGGTGCCGCATCGCTTGTACAGCGTCGACACTCACGATCGCCTGCTGCACGCGCGCGGCCAGAGCCTGCCGGACTGGCTGGCGTTGCGTGAAGGTGCGCTGGGCACTTATCCCGATGCCGTGGCCTTTCCGGAAACCGCCGAGCAGATCCGCCAATTGCTGGCCCTCGCCCATGATCAGGATCTGTGCCTGATTCCCTATGGCGGCGGCACGTCAGTGGCCGGACACATCAATCCGCCGACATCCGCGCGCCCGGTACTGACGGTGTCGCTGGCGCGGATGAATCGCCTGACCGACCTCGACGAACAGAGCCTGCTGGCGACATTCGGCCCCGGCGCCAGCGGGCCGCAGGTGGAAAGCCAATTGCGCGCGCGCGGCTACACGCTGGGGCATTTTCCGCAGTCGTGGGAGCTGTCGACGCTGGGCGGTTGGGTGGCCAGTCGTTCCAGTGGTCAGCAGTCGTTGCGCTACGGGCGGATCGAGCAATTGTTTGCCGGCGGCACCCTGGAAACGTTCGCCGGTCCTTTGCAGATTCCGACGTTCCCGGCGTCGGCGGCAGGTCCCGATCTGCGGGAAATGGTGCTCGGGTGCGAAGGCCGTTTTGGGATCATTTCCGAGGTCAAGGTGCGGGTCAGTGCGTTGCCGGCGGACGAACGTTTCTATGGCGTGTTTCTGCCCGACTGGCCGCAGGCGCTGCAAGCGATCCGGCAACTGGCGCAGGCGCGCGTGCCGCTGTCGATGCTGCGCCTGTCGAACGCTGTGGAAACCGAAACGCAACTGGCGCTGGCCGGCCATCCGCAACAGATCGCCTGGCTGGAGAAGTACCTCAAGCTGCGCGGCGCCGGCGACGGCAAATGCCTGCTGACTTTCGGCGTCACCGGCAATCGCCAGCAAAACGCACTGTCGCTGAAACAGGCGCGCGCGCATCTGAAATCCTTCGGCGGCGTCTTCACCGGCACGCTGCTGGGCAAGAAGTGGGCGCAGAACCGCTTTCGTTTTCCTTACCTGCGCGAGAACCTGTGGAACGCCGGTTACGTGGTCGATACCCTTGAAACCGCCACCGACTGGAGCAACGTCGACCACTTGCTCGCCCTCATCGAAAACAGCCTGCGCGACGCCTTGGCCGCCGAGGGCGAACGCGTGCATGTGTTCACTCACCTGTCCCACGTTTATGGCGAAGGCTCAAGCATCTACACCACCTATGTGTTTCGCCCGGCGGCGGACTATGCCGCAACGCTGGCGCGCTGGCGGATGCTCAAACACGCGGCCAGCCAGACCATCGTCGACCACCACGGCACCATCAGTCATCAGCACGGCGTCGGCAAGGATCACGCGCCCTATCTGCTACGGGAAAAAGGCCCGCTGGCGATGCAAACCTTGCAGGCGCTGAGCGAACATTTCGACCCGGAAGGGCGCCTCAATCCCGGCACGCTGTTGCCAGAGTCAAAGCCATGA
- a CDS encoding glyoxalase superfamily protein translates to MSFGKTTPILRIFDEAKAVEFYVDFLGFKIDWQHRFEANFPLYLQVSRGECVLHLSEHHGDACPGSALRIETDELEVFQQQLMAKDYRFSHPQIQAMPWGSQDMTIADPFGNRLVFTNAISL, encoded by the coding sequence ATGAGCTTCGGCAAAACCACCCCGATCCTGCGGATCTTCGATGAGGCCAAGGCTGTAGAGTTTTACGTCGATTTTCTCGGTTTCAAGATCGACTGGCAGCATCGCTTCGAAGCGAATTTCCCGCTGTATCTGCAGGTGTCGCGCGGTGAGTGTGTGCTGCATTTGTCCGAGCATCACGGCGATGCCTGCCCGGGTTCCGCGCTGCGTATCGAAACCGATGAGCTGGAGGTGTTTCAGCAGCAGCTGATGGCCAAGGACTATAGGTTTTCCCATCCGCAGATTCAGGCGATGCCGTGGGGCAGTCAGGACATGACCATCGCTGATCCGTTTGGTAATCGGTTGGTGTTTACCAATGCGATCAGTCTTTGA
- a CDS encoding N-acyl-D-amino-acid deacylase family protein, translating into MQYDTLIRNALVIDGSNTPGYRADVAILNGRIERIGDLPDARATEAIDAAGRVLAPGFIDVHTHDDTVVIRQPEMLPKLSQGVTTVIVGNCGISASPVSLKGNPPDPMNLLGTAAAFVYPRFSDYRAAVEAANPTLNVAALVGHTALRSNHLDDLLRTATPAEITAMREQLRDSLEAGALGLSTGLAYASAFNASTDEVMQLTEELTAFGAVYTTHLRSEFAPVLEAMDEAFQIGRHAQSPVIISHLKCAGVGNWGRSPQLLAALEGAAKTHPVGCDCYPYAASSSTLDLKQVTDAHRITITWSTPHPEVSGRDLIDIAGEWKLSLEETAKRLQPAGAVYYGMDEADVRRILAHPLSMVGSDGLPEDPFPHPRLWGAFPRVLGHFSRDVGLFPLHTAVHKMTGLSAARFGLQERGEIREGHWADLVLFDPQTVRDVADFNDPQRAAQGIDGVWVNGVLSYRDGRANGSRAGRFLAREGDLREGFR; encoded by the coding sequence ATGCAGTACGACACCCTGATCCGCAACGCGTTGGTTATCGACGGCAGCAACACGCCGGGCTACCGCGCAGACGTGGCGATTCTCAATGGTCGCATCGAGCGTATCGGCGATCTGCCTGACGCCCGCGCCACCGAAGCAATCGACGCCGCCGGCCGGGTGCTGGCGCCGGGTTTCATCGACGTGCACACCCACGACGACACCGTGGTCATCCGCCAACCTGAAATGCTGCCCAAGCTCAGCCAAGGCGTGACCACGGTGATCGTTGGCAACTGCGGGATCAGCGCTTCGCCAGTGAGTTTGAAGGGCAATCCCCCGGACCCGATGAACCTGCTCGGCACTGCCGCAGCGTTTGTTTATCCACGTTTCAGCGACTATCGCGCCGCCGTCGAAGCGGCCAACCCCACGCTGAATGTCGCCGCCCTGGTCGGCCACACAGCGCTGCGCAGCAATCACCTCGACGACTTGTTGCGCACCGCGACGCCCGCTGAAATCACTGCGATGCGCGAGCAGTTGCGCGACAGCCTCGAGGCCGGCGCGTTGGGTTTATCCACAGGCCTGGCCTACGCCAGCGCCTTCAACGCGTCCACCGATGAAGTCATGCAACTGACCGAAGAACTGACGGCGTTCGGTGCGGTGTACACCACCCATTTGCGCAGCGAATTCGCCCCGGTGTTGGAGGCGATGGACGAAGCATTTCAAATCGGCCGACACGCGCAATCACCGGTGATCATTTCCCACCTCAAATGCGCCGGCGTCGGTAACTGGGGGCGCAGTCCGCAATTGCTCGCAGCCTTGGAAGGTGCAGCGAAAACCCATCCGGTCGGCTGCGATTGCTATCCCTATGCCGCGAGTTCTTCGACTTTGGATTTGAAGCAAGTCACCGACGCCCATCGCATCACCATCACCTGGTCGACACCGCACCCGGAAGTCAGCGGGCGCGACCTGATCGACATTGCTGGCGAATGGAAACTGTCGCTGGAAGAAACCGCGAAACGTCTGCAACCGGCCGGCGCGGTGTACTACGGCATGGATGAGGCGGATGTACGAAGAATCCTCGCCCATCCGCTGTCGATGGTCGGATCTGACGGACTGCCGGAAGACCCGTTCCCGCATCCGCGCCTGTGGGGCGCTTTCCCACGGGTGCTCGGCCATTTCAGTCGCGATGTCGGCCTGTTTCCGCTGCACACCGCCGTGCACAAAATGACCGGTTTGTCGGCGGCGCGTTTTGGCTTGCAGGAAAGGGGCGAGATTCGTGAAGGACATTGGGCGGATCTGGTGTTGTTCGATCCGCAAACCGTGCGCGATGTGGCCGATTTCAACGATCCGCAGCGCGCGGCGCAGGGGATTGACGGGGTTTGGGTCAACGGCGTGTTGAGCTATCGCGACGGCCGGGCAAATGGGAGCAGGGCAGGGCGGTTTCTGGCTCGCGAAGGTGATTTGCGAGAAGGGTTTCGTTGA
- a CDS encoding GntP family permease has translation MTPSFGYWLLVYAAVAIIALIVLIARYRLNPFIVITLMSLGLALVAGMPPSAVVGAYEAGVGKTLGHIALVVALGTMLGKMMAESGGAEQMARTLIERFGEKNAHWAMVCIAFLVGLPLFFEVGFVLLVPIAFTVARRVGVSILMVGLPMVAGLSVVHALVPPHPAAMLAVQAYQASVGQTLLYAIAIGIPTAIIAGPLYAKFIVPRIQLPADNPLEKQFLEREPRDKLPGFGITMATILLPVVLMLIGGWANLISIPGSAFNQFLLFIGNSVIALLLATLLSFWTLGIAQGFNRESILKFTNECLAPTASITLLVGAGGGLNRILVDAGVTDQIVGLAHEFHLSPLIMGWLFAALMRVATGSATVAMTTASGVVAPVAIGLGYPHPELLVLATGAGSVIFSHVNDGGFWLIKEYFNMTVAQTFKTWTVLETLISLVAFGLTVGLSYLL, from the coding sequence ATGACGCCTTCCTTCGGCTATTGGCTGCTGGTGTATGCCGCCGTGGCCATCATTGCGCTGATCGTGTTGATCGCCCGTTACCGGCTCAATCCGTTCATTGTCATCACTCTGATGTCCCTGGGCCTGGCGCTGGTGGCCGGGATGCCGCCGTCGGCTGTGGTCGGTGCGTATGAGGCCGGCGTCGGCAAGACGCTGGGGCATATTGCGCTGGTGGTGGCGTTGGGGACGATGCTCGGCAAGATGATGGCCGAGTCCGGTGGCGCGGAGCAGATGGCGCGGACGCTGATCGAGCGATTCGGTGAGAAGAACGCGCATTGGGCGATGGTCTGCATCGCGTTTCTGGTCGGCTTGCCGCTGTTCTTCGAAGTCGGTTTCGTCCTGCTGGTGCCGATCGCCTTCACCGTGGCCCGCCGCGTTGGCGTGTCGATTCTGATGGTCGGTCTGCCGATGGTTGCCGGGCTCTCGGTGGTGCATGCGCTGGTGCCACCGCACCCGGCGGCGATGCTCGCGGTGCAGGCGTACCAGGCCTCTGTCGGGCAAACCTTGCTGTACGCCATCGCGATCGGCATTCCGACCGCGATCATCGCCGGCCCGCTGTACGCGAAATTCATCGTGCCGCGCATTCAATTGCCGGCGGACAATCCCCTGGAAAAGCAATTCCTCGAGCGCGAACCGCGCGACAAACTGCCGGGTTTCGGCATCACCATGGCGACCATTCTGCTGCCGGTGGTGCTGATGCTGATCGGCGGCTGGGCCAACCTGATTTCCATACCCGGCAGCGCGTTCAACCAGTTCCTGTTGTTCATCGGCAACTCGGTGATCGCGCTGTTGCTGGCGACCTTGCTGAGCTTTTGGACGCTGGGCATCGCCCAAGGCTTCAACCGCGAATCGATCCTCAAATTCACCAACGAATGCCTCGCACCCACCGCCAGCATCACCTTGCTGGTCGGCGCTGGCGGCGGCTTGAACCGGATTCTGGTGGATGCCGGCGTCACCGATCAGATCGTCGGCCTCGCTCATGAATTTCATCTGTCGCCGCTGATCATGGGCTGGCTGTTTGCCGCGCTGATGCGCGTTGCCACCGGTTCTGCAACCGTGGCGATGACCACCGCATCAGGTGTTGTCGCGCCGGTGGCCATTGGTCTGGGTTATCCCCACCCTGAGCTTTTGGTACTGGCGACCGGCGCCGGCTCGGTTATCTTTTCCCACGTCAACGACGGCGGCTTCTGGTTGATCAAGGAATACTTCAACATGACGGTTGCGCAGACGTTCAAGACCTGGACCGTGCTCGAGACATTGATCTCGCTGGTCGCTTTCGGTCTGACCGTCGGCCTTTCCTACCTGCTGTAA
- a CDS encoding NAD-dependent epimerase/dehydratase family protein has protein sequence MNIFVTGAAGFIGGSIATGLVQAGHKVTGLVRSAEQADELKALGMNAVIGTLDDSQLLAEQARAADAVINAASSDHRGAVEALLDALRGSNKVFLHTSGSSIVGDASGGKSSDVIYFEDNLPEPTVDKADRVAIDNLVLAASKDGVNSAVICNTLIYGHSLGVKRDSVQLPRLLKQARKSGVVRHVGSGQNIWSNVHIEDVIALYLLALTRNVPGTFYFVESGEASFIDMTTAMAEALNLGKPQDWPLQDAEAEWGYEMANYGLGSNSRVRGKHARELLGWTPKRTSVVEWIRNEMV, from the coding sequence ATGAATATTTTCGTTACCGGCGCGGCCGGTTTTATCGGCGGTTCCATCGCCACCGGTCTGGTTCAGGCCGGGCACAAGGTTACTGGTCTGGTGCGCAGCGCCGAGCAGGCTGACGAACTTAAAGCGCTGGGCATGAACGCGGTAATCGGCACCCTCGATGACAGCCAGTTGCTGGCGGAACAGGCGCGTGCTGCCGATGCGGTGATCAACGCGGCCAGCAGCGATCATCGCGGCGCGGTTGAAGCGTTGCTCGACGCTTTGCGCGGTTCCAATAAAGTCTTTCTGCACACCAGCGGTTCGAGCATCGTCGGCGATGCGTCCGGCGGCAAATCCAGCGACGTCATCTACTTCGAAGACAACCTGCCGGAACCGACCGTCGATAAAGCCGATCGCGTGGCCATCGACAACCTGGTGCTCGCTGCGTCGAAGGATGGAGTGAACTCGGCGGTGATCTGCAACACCTTGATCTACGGCCACAGCCTGGGCGTCAAACGCGACAGCGTGCAATTGCCGCGACTCCTGAAACAGGCGCGCAAGAGCGGCGTGGTGCGCCACGTTGGCAGCGGCCAGAACATCTGGTCCAACGTGCACATCGAGGACGTCATCGCCCTGTATCTGCTGGCGCTGACCAGGAATGTGCCGGGCACTTTCTACTTCGTTGAAAGCGGTGAAGCGTCGTTCATCGACATGACCACCGCCATGGCCGAAGCCCTCAATCTGGGCAAACCGCAAGACTGGCCACTGCAAGACGCCGAAGCCGAATGGGGCTATGAAATGGCCAACTACGGCCTAGGCTCCAACAGTCGCGTACGCGGCAAACACGCCCGCGAACTGCTGGGCTGGACGCCTAAACGCACGTCGGTGGTTGAATGGATTCGTAACGAAATGGTGTGA
- a CDS encoding AraC family transcriptional regulator — protein MPSLGFTSVPPLLKYLRHAEQLGMAIEPALAAAGLQAQQLSDNTLRLPGEIHERLLDYFCEHSGDGLFGLHAANFVLPNSWSVLGYITMNCATLGDAMSRIMPFEKLVGDMGVSRAEVQGEHVHLIWTCRYERPRIRRHLVENVLGSWLHYARWIADTQLSPACVWLEHARPDEVTLAEYEAFFGCPVRFDQAYSALVVPLAYLQLPLRQADAQLLRTLEEHAMGLLATLEEASLAQQVKNILRGLLKEGLPRKEQVAEQLSVSVRTLQRQLQQAGTSYQQILDELRQELAEHYLLNSTLPIQDIAQYLGFTEPRSFHRTFKSWRGMPPGEFRLRNRR, from the coding sequence ATGCCATCGCTCGGCTTCACTTCCGTTCCGCCGCTGCTCAAATACCTGCGCCATGCCGAACAGTTGGGCATGGCCATCGAGCCTGCGTTGGCGGCGGCCGGGTTGCAGGCGCAGCAGTTGAGCGACAACACCTTGCGCCTGCCGGGTGAGATTCACGAGCGCTTGCTGGACTATTTCTGCGAGCACTCGGGCGATGGCTTGTTCGGGCTGCACGCGGCAAATTTCGTCCTGCCCAATTCATGGAGCGTGCTCGGTTACATCACCATGAATTGCGCGACGCTGGGCGATGCGATGAGCCGGATCATGCCATTCGAAAAACTCGTCGGCGACATGGGCGTCAGCCGCGCCGAGGTGCAGGGCGAGCACGTGCATCTGATCTGGACCTGCCGCTACGAGCGGCCACGGATTCGTCGGCATCTGGTGGAAAACGTGCTCGGTTCGTGGCTGCACTACGCGCGCTGGATCGCCGACACGCAGCTGTCGCCGGCCTGCGTGTGGCTGGAGCATGCGCGGCCGGATGAGGTGACGCTGGCCGAGTACGAGGCGTTTTTCGGTTGCCCGGTGCGGTTCGATCAGGCGTATTCGGCGCTGGTGGTGCCGCTGGCGTATTTGCAGCTGCCGCTGCGTCAGGCCGATGCGCAATTGCTGCGAACCCTGGAAGAACACGCGATGGGTTTGCTGGCGACGCTGGAAGAGGCGTCGCTGGCGCAGCAGGTGAAAAACATCCTGCGCGGTTTGCTCAAGGAGGGCTTGCCGCGCAAGGAGCAAGTGGCGGAGCAGCTCAGCGTGTCGGTGCGCACGTTGCAGCGGCAATTGCAGCAGGCCGGGACGTCGTATCAGCAGATTCTCGATGAGCTGCGTCAGGAGTTGGCGGAGCACTATTTGCTTAATAGCACGTTGCCGATTCAGGACATTGCGCAGTATCTGGGCTTTACCGAACCGCGCTCGTTTCATCGCACGTTCAAGAGCTGGCGCGGGATGCCGCCGGGGGAGTTTCGGCTGCGGAATCGGCGGTGA
- a CDS encoding MurR/RpiR family transcriptional regulator — protein MDILYQIRARQDSFSAGEGRIARLMLDDVGFAASASLEDLAQRAEVSTATLSRFARTVGCRDLRDLRLQLAQASGVGSRFLDPAGTPEQSAFYGQIVGDIETTLRQHLAGFDESRFADAVKLLSQARMIHAFGMGGCSTLCSDELQVRLVRLGYPIAVCHDAVMMRVTAASLNAEQVLIVCSLTGITPELLETVELARNYGARILAITRGDSPLAELADVVLPLQGAETSFIYKPTAARYGMLLAIDVLATELALASPEDNQERLRRIKLALDEYRGGDDHLPLGD, from the coding sequence ATGGACATCCTCTACCAGATCCGCGCCCGCCAGGATTCCTTCAGCGCCGGCGAGGGCCGCATCGCTCGGCTGATGCTCGACGATGTCGGCTTTGCCGCGAGCGCCAGCCTCGAAGACCTCGCGCAACGCGCCGAAGTCAGCACCGCTACGCTGTCGCGTTTTGCGCGCACGGTTGGCTGCCGCGACCTGCGTGACCTGCGCCTGCAACTGGCCCAGGCCAGCGGCGTGGGCAGCCGCTTTCTCGACCCGGCGGGCACGCCTGAGCAGTCGGCGTTCTACGGGCAAATCGTCGGCGATATCGAAACCACCCTGCGTCAGCATCTGGCCGGTTTCGACGAATCGCGTTTTGCCGATGCGGTGAAATTGCTCAGCCAGGCGCGGATGATTCACGCGTTCGGCATGGGCGGTTGCTCGACCCTGTGCAGCGATGAGTTGCAGGTGCGCCTGGTGCGCCTCGGTTACCCGATCGCCGTGTGTCACGACGCGGTGATGATGCGCGTCACCGCCGCCAGTTTGAACGCCGAGCAAGTGCTGATCGTCTGCTCGCTGACCGGCATTACCCCGGAGCTTTTGGAAACGGTCGAACTAGCGCGCAACTACGGCGCGCGCATCCTCGCCATCACTCGCGGCGATTCACCGCTGGCGGAATTGGCCGACGTCGTCTTGCCCCTGCAAGGCGCGGAAACCTCGTTCATCTACAAACCCACGGCGGCGCGCTACGGCATGCTGCTGGCCATCGACGTGCTCGCCACCGAGCTGGCGTTGGCCAGCCCTGAAGACAATCAAGAACGTCTGCGGCGAATCAAACTCGCCCTCGACGAATACCGTGGCGGCGACGATCACCTGCCGCTGGGAGACTGA
- a CDS encoding glycerol-3-phosphate dehydrogenase/oxidase — protein sequence MNANWNAQWREQMLPTLADQTWDLIVIGGGISGAGIVREAARRGWRCLLLEQRDFAWGTSSRSSKMVHGGLRYIAKGQWRLTRDSVRERQRLLDEAPGLVEPMSFMMPHYRGGFPGPRVMGGLLSVYDALAGRRNHAFHDALQLRFLAPGVKENGLLGGSCFVDALTDDARLVMRVLREARDDGAVVLNGVRVTQLLREDGRVCGVQVEDCEGSTTLQLRSAVLAVATGAWAERLRPAEAVKQLRPLRGSHLLLPGWRLPVAQAFTFLHERDRRPVFVFPWEGATVVGTTDLDHRDDLDQSARISSEELDYLLAACQQQFPGAEVGVDDVLSTWSGVRPVVGSAAGAHQDKPSNETREHVLWQEPGCVTLAGGKLTTFRPQAIEVLKACAAMLGRSFVDDGAPVFAAVPPLTIAGLSGNQWRRLAGRHGRDLPRLAQLLGELGLETVGATDKLWAELAFACEAEMVVHLDDLLLRRTRLGLLLPRGGEDYLPAIRTLCQPRLAWNDERWQTEIQRYRLLWLRDHGLPEITP from the coding sequence ATGAATGCGAACTGGAACGCGCAATGGCGCGAGCAGATGCTGCCGACGCTGGCGGATCAAACCTGGGACCTGATCGTCATCGGCGGCGGCATCAGCGGCGCCGGGATCGTCCGCGAAGCCGCGCGCCGAGGCTGGCGCTGTCTGCTGCTGGAGCAGCGGGATTTTGCCTGGGGCACCTCCAGCCGATCGTCGAAAATGGTCCACGGCGGTTTGCGTTACATCGCCAAGGGCCAGTGGCGCCTGACCCGCGATTCCGTGCGCGAGCGCCAGCGCTTGCTTGACGAAGCGCCGGGGTTGGTCGAGCCGATGAGTTTCATGATGCCGCACTATCGCGGCGGCTTTCCCGGGCCGCGCGTCATGGGCGGCTTGCTCTCGGTTTACGACGCGCTGGCGGGGCGGCGCAACCATGCTTTTCATGACGCGCTGCAACTGCGTTTTCTCGCGCCGGGGGTGAAGGAAAACGGTTTGCTCGGCGGCAGCTGTTTTGTCGATGCACTGACCGATGACGCGCGGCTGGTGATGCGCGTACTGCGCGAGGCTCGGGATGACGGCGCGGTGGTGCTCAATGGTGTGCGGGTCACGCAACTGCTGCGTGAAGACGGGCGGGTGTGCGGGGTTCAGGTTGAGGATTGCGAGGGCAGCACGACGCTGCAACTGCGCTCCGCTGTGCTGGCCGTGGCCACGGGTGCATGGGCTGAGCGCTTGCGTCCCGCTGAAGCTGTGAAGCAATTGCGACCGTTGCGCGGTAGTCATCTGTTACTGCCGGGCTGGCGCTTGCCGGTGGCGCAGGCGTTCACCTTTCTGCATGAGCGCGACCGGCGCCCGGTGTTTGTCTTTCCCTGGGAAGGCGCGACGGTGGTCGGCACCACGGATCTCGATCACCGCGACGATCTCGACCAGAGCGCGCGTATTTCCAGCGAAGAACTCGACTACCTGCTCGCCGCGTGCCAGCAGCAATTTCCCGGCGCCGAAGTAGGCGTCGACGACGTGCTGTCGACCTGGTCAGGCGTGCGTCCAGTAGTGGGCAGCGCGGCGGGTGCGCATCAAGACAAACCATCGAACGAAACCCGCGAACATGTGCTGTGGCAGGAGCCCGGTTGCGTGACATTGGCCGGTGGCAAACTGACCACATTTCGACCGCAAGCGATCGAAGTGCTCAAGGCTTGTGCGGCGATGCTTGGGCGTTCTTTTGTCGACGACGGTGCGCCGGTGTTCGCCGCTGTGCCGCCGCTGACGATTGCGGGACTGAGCGGCAATCAATGGCGACGCTTGGCCGGGCGTCACGGTCGAGACCTGCCGAGGCTGGCGCAATTGCTTGGCGAACTCGGTCTGGAAACGGTTGGCGCCACCGACAAGTTGTGGGCAGAACTGGCGTTTGCCTGCGAGGCGGAAATGGTCGTGCATCTGGATGATCTGTTGCTGCGCCGCACCCGTTTGGGCCTGTTGCTGCCGCGCGGTGGCGAGGATTATTTGCCTGCGATCCGCACGCTGTGCCAGCCACGATTGGCTTGGAACGATGAGCGCTGGCAAACGGAAATCCAGCGCTACCGCTTGCTGTGGCTGCGCGATCATGGCTTGCCGGAGATCACGCCATGA
- a CDS encoding DUF6124 family protein, whose amino-acid sequence MFKVTPNPPPTDPASPYESPESKKFHEAADRALDHYLGPSSAEFMAPPYKSNTLYMANPDADNESLLADACETLGSATVMLNDQAGLVNGAQRKTLQGIAQIVMVAEMAVNRVLDRLVPTD is encoded by the coding sequence ATGTTCAAAGTAACCCCAAACCCGCCACCCACCGACCCGGCATCGCCCTACGAATCCCCCGAGTCCAAGAAATTCCACGAAGCCGCCGACCGCGCCCTCGATCATTACCTCGGCCCATCCAGCGCTGAATTCATGGCCCCGCCCTACAAATCCAACACGCTGTACATGGCCAATCCCGACGCCGACAACGAATCGCTGCTGGCCGATGCCTGCGAAACCCTGGGGTCGGCGACGGTGATGCTCAACGATCAGGCGGGGCTGGTGAACGGAGCGCAACGCAAGACGTTGCAGGGCATTGCGCAGATTGTGATGGTCGCGGAGATGGCAGTGAATCGGGTGCTGGATCGGTTGGTGCCGACTGATTGA